The bacterium genome includes the window GCAACATTCGCAAGATTCGCCTTCACGATACGAATACTCTGATCCGCCGCCTCGATGCGCAAGTTGACCAGATATTCCATGTTGTTGATGACGAAGCGTCCTTTCGCGTTGCTGATGGTGACGTACCCATTGAACGAGGGTTTCGCCGCCGTGCCCGTGACGGTAATATCACCGAAAGCGCTCCCCTCGAGCGGGGAAAAGAATCCGAGGAAGTCTTCGACCAGGCCAAGCGGAAAATCTTTCACCTGCACGCGCAGACGCGCCTCCGTATCGGCTGGCGGCGCTTCCTCTTCTTCATTCGCAAACGAAATTTGTACCGGCACCGTTCCGGATGCGAAGAACACCTTGTCCTGCGTACCGTCGGATTTGTCATAATCGAACTCGGAATACAGCTCCAGCTTCCCGGTATTGTACCGCGCTTCCACCATCATTTCGCCGAAGTGCATTCCCCTGTACCCGAGACTGTCGATGTACACCGCGGCCGCCATCAGCGGAGCTGCGTCATCCCCGCTGACATTCGCCTCGAGAGAGGCCATTCCACTGAAACTCTGTCCCTCACGCGCATCGGCTGCGCCTGTGGCGAGGTATTCGACCATACCGAGAGAGAGACTGTCACCGTAGATGGTGAAATTGTTGTCACCTTCAAAACTCCGTTTCCCGGTGACAGAAAATCGCATTGCCTCCTTGCGCAGCGCAAAATGCTCAATGCCGATCCCGGTTGAATCCACACGCAGCTTCGCGGTCCTGTCATTGAGCAGCTGTTCGTGCAGATAGTTGAGCTTGAGCAGAGGGATCTGCACATCGAAGCCGTAATCATTGTATTCGGCAAAGGCCTGTACGTCGAGCTGAAGCAGGGTGTCGACCATGCTGCGAATGCGCAGCTCGGGACGCATATTTTTGTATCCAAGCTGCACCGATGTCCTGCTCATGCGCAGTCCGTTGAGGTTGAGGTCCGCCACCGCAAAACGCAGATCCGCGTTGAGGTTCCGCAGGGGATCGGTCAGTGTGAGATCGTTGAGGGTATAATCACAGCGTACGCCTGCAGCCAGCCAGCTGCGTGTTGAATCGACGAGATAAAAATCACTGAGCTGCAGCTGGCCGTCCACGGCAAAGCCTGCCTCACCTCCCCGAATATTGCCCCGGTACGTACCACGAAGGATAAACGTGTTCGCGTTAAAATACCGCGCGATGCGCTCCGGATGCTTCAGGGAAATGGAATAAAACACATCCATAAACGCGGTGGTGTCGACGGGGAGCGCAGCGTCGGAAGTTTTCGTGGCGACCTTCCGGAATCGTTTGCCTCCACCGTCGCCGGTTTGCTGAGCAGCCTCCGCCTCTTCCGCCGCGGCACTGTCGGGTGCAAAGGCAAAACGGTTTACCGCGGCAGTAAGAGAGTCCGCCTGGCGGGACAGGTACGAGGCGAAATGTGTGAAATCAAAACGGCCCTCGATGCGTGCATCCGCATACTGCGACTGCAGGAGCAGATACTCCGTATCGTGACGGCTCTGCTGCAGCACGACGCGGAAGGTGTCCGGCTCGATGGTGATATCGCGAAAACGGGACTGCTCAAATGCGATTTCCACATTCCCTGACGAGGATGCGATGTCGACACCATCACCGGCGGATTTAAACGTGAAGCTCAGATCGCTCGACATTTCCTGATCGTTGAGCAGCCGGGCGAGATCCAGTTTGCCCGCGTTACCTTCAAGCCGAAATCCCGTGATACTGTCAGGCTGAAAACTCATGCCACCGTCACACAGTACATTGCCCGCACCGAGCCTCGACTGCAGATGAAGCGTCAGACTATCCGTTTCGACATCTACGGTCATTCGCAGCTTGTCCGCAGCCGCCTTTTGATACATGGATGAATCCGCCTGCACATTCAACTGAGCCACCATTCCCCCAATGCGCGTACCGGTGCCGCGAATCGCGGCCTGAACGTTCAGGGAGGATCGCAATCTCGGAGCGCGCAGCACTTTTGAAAGGTCGAGCTTTCTCGTCCTCAGCAATCCGTCATAGACGAGTTCTTCACCTGTGAGATCAAGAGCGATCTGTCCGCTGGCTGATCCGGCATCCGATTCCATATCCATTTCCGCATGGAAATTGAGCGGGTAGCCGCGAAACAGAAGATGGGAGAAGTGTGCGGTTCCGACGTCGTGCAGATCCAGGATGGGGATTCCCGGGAGAAGCAATGGAATGTCATCACCATGTACCCGCGTGTCGTCAGACACGACGTCGATGTGCATTCCGGTGCCGTCAAGGATATCTTTCAGTCGTCCGACAAATGAAATGCTGCTCCTTCCCGCTTCCAGCTCAAGGGCGTTGATATCGAGCTGCCGCAGGCTGCCCTCGGCATCCAGCGACAGGCGCGCTTCATCACCGAGAATGTCGAGCGACGGCAGGAAATACTGCAAATCCGTGACTGCCACTTTCGGCGCGTCAAGTTGCACGCGCATGGGCAGATCAGGGAGTACCTCCGCGTCGAATCCCTGAAGGATATCCGCATTGCGCAGCCGGGCGGAGAGAATCATTCCTGAACGGGCTGTCTGTATCGAAAGGTCCTTCACATCTGCCCCATCGGACGTCAGAGCGATATCACCGGACAGATTTTTGAAGGATACCGAACCGAAGGCATTGTGGAAGGTGAAGCGGTTGATGGAAAGCGCTTTCCTTTTTTCCGTGATGTGGGCGGACATCGCGACGTTCAGATCCGTCAGCTTCATGTGCGTTGCATCGAGACGATTGCGACTGGCAGGACCCGGCGCAGTCGAATCGTAGACCAGCAGCTGGCCATCCAGAATGCGCAGATGTTCGACGCGAATATCCCAGTCGAAGGTCGTGGCTGTTGTGTCGGCCTCCTCGTCCGACGGCTTCAGCATGGTATTGATATTCCAGTCTCTCCCATTTGCCCGCGTGACGGTAATGCGCGGCGCATTGAGCGTCAGCTCATGTATCCTCGCTGTTTTCCAGGGAAGACGCAGAAGGCTGTAACGCAGCACAACACTCTCAATCTCAATGATGCTTCCATGCTCATCCGTCAGATGAACACCCGAAAGCTTCCATCCGGAAAAAAGGCTTCCGTCTATGTCGTCGATGGTCAGTCTGGCATTGAGGCTGGAATCAGCCAGGGCCGTGAGGTAGTCATTCATCATCGAACGGAAGGAAGCCGTCTCGGTAAACCCTATGCCCCCGGCGAGGAGGAGAAGTAAAACGAGTCCGGTCAGCGCACTGAGGCGAAAAAGCCGTCCCATCAGCGAGCGTCGGGACTTCGCTGTGTTCTGCTCATCGTTCGTGTTGACAGTATCGCTCAATGATCGTCGCAAGTATGTTCGTGGATGACCGCCCCTCTGTCAGAGGTATTGTCAGTACAGCACCGCCTGCGCTCTCGACCTCATGACGCCCGACGATCTCATCCAGGGCGTAATCGCCGCCCTTGATCAGAATATCGGGGAGGAGTTCGGTGATCAGGTGTAGCGGTGTATCATCATCAAAAATGACAACATAATCAACCGAGCGCAAGGCAGTCAGTACTGCCGCCCTGTCTTCCTCGGGAACGATAGGTTTCTTCATTCCCTTCAGACGGCGCACGCTTGCATCGCTGTTCAGTCCGACGACCATCGCGTCTCCGTTCTGCCGCGCGGCCTCAAGGTATTCACAGTGTCCACGATGCAATATGTCAAACACGCCGTTGGTGAAGACCAGCCGTTTCCGCGCTTCCTTAAGCTGGATGCGCTCTGCTTTCATTTCGGCAAGTGACAGCAGCCTGCCCATCAGTCTAGTACTCCGAGCTTTCCGAGGGCCGCCTCGTACAGCTTGTCACGATCCACCGGCACGATTCCCACCTCTTCGCATACAAGCCCGCCTGCAAAATTTGCGATATGTGCGGCTTCCGAAAGCGAAGCGCCGCTGGCCATGGCGACCGCAAGCGTTGCGATGACGGTATCACCGGCGCCAGACACATCAGCGACCTTGCGTGCTTTGGTCGGGACGCGTGTCACACCACCATCCTGATCGAGCAGCAGCATGCCCAGTTCGCCCAGGGTGAGAAGAACGTTGCTGCTGTTGAGCCGTTCACGAAGTGTGCGTGCCGCTTCCGTAAAACTGTGTTCATCCGTCAACCGGAGCTTCAGCGCATCTTCCGTTTCCTTGCGGTTGGGCTTGAATACTGTTACACCCTGGTATTCAAAAAAGTTGCTGAATTTCGGATCCACCAGCACGGGGATATCATGCGCCTGCGCGAGTTCAATGACCTGGCGAATGAGGTCCGGCCCAATGACCCCCTTGTTGTAATCCTGCAGAATGATGTTGTGAATCGACCCGACATGATTTTCCAGCCTGTCGAGCAGCCTCCGCGTCGTGTCTTCGCTGATCTGCTGCCTGTCCTCATAGTCAATGCGTGCAACATGCTGACTTCCTGCAATGATACGCGTCTTGACGGTTGTGGGTCGCGTGGTATCCTCCACCAGGAAATCCGTGATGACGTTTTCCTGCTGGAAAATATCCTTGAGCTCGTTGGCATTGGTATCACGTCCGACCACTCCAAACAGTACAGGTACGGCACCGAGACTCTTGATGTTCAGGGCCACGTTCGACGCTCCACCGAGGTGGTTGCTCTCGCGAATGACGTCGACAACAGGCACCGGCGCTTCTGGCGAGATGCGGGAAACGCGTCCCCAGATGTAGCGGTCAAGCATGACGTCGCCGATAACCGCGACAAAACGATTCTGGATCTGGCTGAAAATATCGTGAAGGCGATGTTCTTCGAATTTCATGATGTTCTGTCTGTAATGAGGAACGCCAGTCTACAGGGTCTGGCGAAAAAACTTGTTGATTCTGCTCCAGGCAGCCTGCGTGTCCTTCTGATGGTAATCCGCATGCTGGGGATTAATGAAAAACCGGTGCGCTTCCTTGTAGTAGAATATGTGCAGCGGCTTTTGCGCTTCCATGAATGCTTCCTTCAACGTGTTCACATCAGAGAGCGAACACTGCGGATCAAATTGCGCCACGTGCAGCTGCAGCGCGGCATGTGTTCTGAGCAATTTCTTCAACGCAGTCACACCGCCGGTGGGATAAAACAGCGCCGCACTGTGAAAGAACGGGAAGCGGCTCAAGGCATCGATCGCGACGTTCGCACCGATGTCGAAACCGAGCAGTCCGAGCTTTCCGCTGCAACCGGGCTCGTTGGTAATGTCAACCGCCACTTCCATGAGTAATGCAGTGTCGAGCGAGTCACGCGTGACAGACGGCATGCCCTCGACGGCACGCATGGGGGCCGAACGCAACGGCATGGCGTATGCCCGGTATCCGAGTCGCGCGAGGACTTTGATGACCGCGCGGACGTTGCCCTGATCCGCGCCGAAGCGATCGGGAAGGACAATGATGGCAGGACGCATAGGATTGCCAGCGGGAAGTACATACTGTACAAGCACGCTGTCATCCTGCACCTGATACCATCGCGCATGCACTTTCGGCTCCTGTGCGCGAGCGGAGACGGACAGGCAGAAAAAGAGCAGGACTATGGTCCAAAGCCGGTGCATCAGGTCAGCGGATGGTTCTCATGAAAAATACGCAGACGCTGTTCGAGCTCGGGCAGCTGCTCTTCCGAAACCAGTGACACGCATGCACGGATGCCTTCGAGACGTTCGCTGCCGGTATTCGCCAGCGAGATCGCGCTGATTCCGTAATACAGCAATTCTTCAATCAGCTGCACGCCGTCCACGCCGGGGTAAGACACGGTGAAGTAGAAACCATCAGCGATGGGTTCATCCTCATCCTTGTCGTACACGATACCGAAACCGTTGTCGGTGAAATACTTCTTCATGCGCCGCGCCCGCTCCCCGTACACCTTGACCTCGTCGATAAACCGGTAGGTCGCGTCATTCGTTGCCTTGAGCAGCGCCGCGAGACCGTACTGGGAGGAGTGGGTGACGCCGGCACTGACACTGTACGCCGCACCGTAAATCATGGCACGCCCGAATTTCTTCTGCGTGTAATAGCGCGTGAGTCCGGGCATCTCACGCTCGAAGAGCTTGTCGGAAATCGCGAGCATCCCGATGCGCTGTCCTGCATAGGAAAACGCCTTGGAACTGGAAATCAGGAGGAGGTAGTTGTCGGTGTATTTCCCTACCGAAGGCTGGAACGGCGGGACACCGGGAATGGAATAATCCTTCCTGAAATCCATCGTGAAATACGCCAGGTCTTCCATGACAACGACGTCATGCTTCGTCGCGAGTTCCCCGATAATCTTCAGTTCCTTATCGGTGAAACAGATCCAGGTCGGGTTGTTGGGATTTGAATACAGGATGGCGCAGATATTTCCTTCTGCGAGGATCTCCTCGAGCTTCGCGCGCAGTGCCTCACCACGGTAATTGTACACATCGAGACTGCGATGCTTGATGCCGAGCCCGTTCAGCTGCTGCTTATGGACCGGGAAACCCGGATCGAGAAAGAGTACGGTATCCTTCTCAGGATTCATGCGTCCGACAACCAGCCAGGAGATGAAACTTCCACTGGTCGATCCCGTGCAGGGGATACAGCCGCGGGGATTGACATCGAGATCAATGAACAGTTTGATCAGCCGTGAAATTTCAACCTTGAGTTCCGGGATCCCCTCGATACTGGGATAGAACGAAGCGCATCCCCCGTCAAGAGCCTTTTTCTCGGCATCGATACCGATCTGCGCTGCGGGGAGTCCGGGGATTCCCATCTCCATGCGGATGAAAGAGGTGCCGCTGGCCTGTTCGATTTCATTGATGAGTGTACGGATTTCACGTATGGAAGAACGGCCAATACTGTCGAGACCGCTCGCTTTGATTTTTTCGTCTACAATCTGTTTGTCAATGGGAGTAGGATTCATGAAGGTGCCTGCGTGAAGTTCTTTGGGAAAAACATCTGGACGGACGGTAAGGGAACACCGTGGCCCTAAACCGCCAGATCGTGTAAAAATACGCAATTTCCACCGCAAAATGGAACCGCCACATTGTGCGTGTGACACAATGTGGCGGATCAACAGCCAGGGGCTCGGATGTAACCGGAATCAGTCCGCGTCTACCCTTTCCCGCTCACTGGAAGTGGATTCGGCGTCGCGACCCTGGTCGCCCTTGAGGGCAGCGTCACGAACTTCCGTGGGAATTTCGTAGGCTTCGAGCTTACGCGCTTCCGCGGAACGGCGCATGCGTGCAACAAAGAATCCGATTACCATGAGGATAATTCCTATCCACACGATGCTGATGAAAGGCTCGAATGTCACCTGTGCGACCAGCGTCTCACGGAGGTCGTTCGGATCGACCTTCACATTCGGGTTCTTGAGACGGACACGAATCTGCGACATCGCCAGGTTCTCCTGGTTCGGTGTCATGCCCAGTACTTCAACCTGCAGATCACCGGAGGAAACCACGGCAGGCGTCTTCACTTCGCCTTCAGGACCGCGTTCGTGATACGCCTTCAGCTCTTCGCCGTCCTCTCCATATTTCTCGACATGAAACACGCCGCCGACCTTGAAGCTCGATGATGCGCGTGAATTGTTCATCTCGAAATCGAGGAAAGTCACACGGTACCCACCGAACTCAAAGGTCTGGCCTTTCGTGAAGGCGAAGACCTTCCCACCTTCCGGATCAGCCTCGAAGAGCGCCTGCGGTTCGATGTAGATGTCCTTGGCGAAGGATTTCGCAATCCCGGGATTGCGCATGATCTGTTCCTGTCCGCCATAATTGCTGACAAACATCACGGTGTTGACGGTTTCAACTTCCTCGTCGGTGGCGGCATCATCGATGCGCACTTTGAAATAGTAGCGCTCACCGTTCCAGAAGGTCTCGAAACCCGTGTAGGTAAAGCGATAGCCCTTCCACTCGACCGGTTCGCCCTGCTTGAGTTCCATGGAATTCGAAACGCTGTAGAATCCGGATCCGATGATACCGAGCAGCATCATCGCGATACCGATATGAGCGATGTAGGCACCACCGAAGCGCGGGTTGCCCCGCAGGATGCGGTAGCCGATCACGGCGTTGGTCACGAGGGAGAACCAGGCGGCGATGGCAAGCATGATCATTCCGGCGTCAGTGACGCCGCCCCAGAACACCGTCAGAAGGGTCAGCACGATCGTCGCAGATACAGGCACAACGGCTTTGCGCATCAGCGGTTTGCTGTTGTTGCTGCTCCACATGAGCATGAGCGTCAGTCCGGTCATCAGCGACATGATGATGGCAAGCGGCAGCCCCATGGCATCGTAGAACGCAGGTTCCACGGTGTTGCCGAGACTGAAATCCGTACCCGCCACACTGTTGATGGCACCGAGTCCGCCATTGAATGCATCCACAATGAACTGCGGAATGATGGGCATGGACGTTCCGATCAGCACGATAAACGTGAGAACGCCAACAACGGCGGAACCGAGTCCCAGCCAGGTCTCACGCGACATCATCGCGAAACTGTCATAATCCTTCTTGCTGTGCAGACGTCCTGTGAAAATGTACCCGATGAGTCCGAGCTTGATTATGAGCGCCGGCAGCCAGAGATAGCTCAGGACATTCAGCAGATGGGCGAAGCCGAGCATGATGTAGTAAATCGGCACCATGATGGCGTTTCCGCCGGCAATCATGTCATTGAATACCGGGACGAGATCACCGCTCACCTGCGCAAAGACAGGGATGCTCGGACCAATGATAATCAGGTAGGTCACGGCAACGAGTTTCCACCCGTCAAACCGCTCAAAAAGTTTGCTTCCCCACTTGGTAAAACGTCCGAATAGCAGCGCAAGTCCCACGTCGGTGAACGCGAACATGAAAAGCACCAGCAGCGTAAAACTGAATCGGCCGGGATCGACGAAGGAATGCACCGATGCGTCACCGAGCACGCCGCTTCGCGTCAGGAAAGTAGAATACAGCACGAGCACAAACGCCAGGATGGCCAGGATGAAGTTGGTGAGCATCAATCCCTTGGTGCGCTTCTGCGTAATCATCGTATGCACGAGCGCAACGGAAACGAGCCAGGGGATCAGGGATGCGTTCTCGACCGGGTCCCATCCCCACCAGCCGCCCCAACCGAGGGTTTCGTATGCCCAGAAACCACCGAGCGCGATGCCGAGGCCGAGTACCATCGAACCACCGACAACCCAGGGCAGCGAGGAAACTACCCAGCCCTGGTAGCGCTTGCGCATGAGTCCGGCAATGGCCAGAGCGAACGGCGGTGTCATCGCGGCAAAGCCGGCAAACAGGATGGGAGGATGAATCTGCATCCAGAAATTCTGCAGGAGGGGATTGAGTCCACGACCGTCCTGCGGAATAACGCTTCCATCAATGTGTGCGAATGGATTCTTGACGATGAGCAGCATCATGAGAAATGCCAGTATTCCCGAGTACACCCCCATCGTTTCCCGCTCATTGTCACGCTTCTGCGTGTAGAGAAGCAGGAAAATACCGACAACGGAGACCATGAGCGTCCACAGCAGGAAGCTTCCCTCCTGCCCCGCGTAAAAGGTCGACATCAGCAGTCCAAGTGGCAGCTCACGCGAACTGTACGCCCAGACGTAGTGAAACTGGAACTGATGCTTGACGATGAGGATAAGCAGCATCGCGGAAGCCACGAATACAGAAATCGTGGTGACGTGAAAACCGCCGCGTGCAAGACTGATATTCTGTGGATTTCTGATGCTGCGGAAATAGCTGATCATACCGGTCACCGCGGCGATAAAACCGACGATGATGGCGATGTTTCCCAGCAGTCCGATCGTGTTATACATGTACGTTTCCTTTCTGCGATCCTTCAGGATCGACCGCACACGGCGGGATAATTCCTATCTGAGATGGCTGATATGCAGGACGAAAAATGCGGGAGAATGCAGCGCTGCATGCCCCCGCAATAAGTCACAGCGAAGTTTTCCGAATACCTTCGGGATGGTCGCCGCCTTCGGGATTCTCTTCATACTTGGAGGGACACTTGGTCAGTACTTCCGAGGCGTGAAAGACGCCGTCTTCGTAGCGTCCCTTCGCGACAACACTGGTTGCGATATCGAAATTATTCGGCTTGGCACCGTCGAGCACCACCTGGGCGATGCGTTCGTCTTCGTCACGCATGTAAAACGTGAAGGTGTTGTTGTGTGTGTCGTAGTGCGTGCTCATATCCTGCACCCACTTGCCGGTGACCTGAACTTTCTTTCCGCTGGTCTCTGCCTTGCTGAGCGTAGCATACTCAACCGAGGAATTGAGGAAGGAAAGGCCGCCAATGACTAAAAAGACAGCGATAATCACTCCACCAGCGAGATAGCGTTTCTTCATGTGCTTCTATTCCTTTCCGTTATTCGAGTTCTTTCACTTTTTTGTCGATACGATAGAGGTAGACAAATAGCCCCGTCCAGATCATGAGGACGATGAGCATGACCACGTAAATCGCATTCTGTTCGAGAAATTCGTACATGAATTATTCTCCGTCAGCGGTTTCGGTGCCCTCGGCGCTCAAGCGGCCGCTTCGGCACGTTTCAGTTTGATGCGGTGAAGGCGTATCTGGATGCGCATGAGCCACCCGTATAATACCAGGTAACCGAGCAGCATGCTGTAAAGCACCACGCGCATGGCTGCGTCCATGCCGCCGCTGCTTACGACGGGACCAGCACTGGTATCATCTGCGGAACCGGGATGCAGACCGGGCATGATGCGCGGCATGATGAAAATGAAGAAAGGCACGGTCGCAGCTGCAATGATGCTGTAAACCGCAGACAGCGAAGCCTTCTTTTCATCAACGTCAATGGCGGAACGAAGGGCGAAATAGGCGCCATAGACAAGGAGAAGGACAAAAATCGAGGTCTCGCGGGGGTCCCAGTTCCAGAA containing:
- a CDS encoding pyridoxal phosphate-dependent aminotransferase, whose amino-acid sequence is MNPTPIDKQIVDEKIKASGLDSIGRSSIREIRTLINEIEQASGTSFIRMEMGIPGLPAAQIGIDAEKKALDGGCASFYPSIEGIPELKVEISRLIKLFIDLDVNPRGCIPCTGSTSGSFISWLVVGRMNPEKDTVLFLDPGFPVHKQQLNGLGIKHRSLDVYNYRGEALRAKLEEILAEGNICAILYSNPNNPTWICFTDKELKIIGELATKHDVVVMEDLAYFTMDFRKDYSIPGVPPFQPSVGKYTDNYLLLISSSKAFSYAGQRIGMLAISDKLFEREMPGLTRYYTQKKFGRAMIYGAAYSVSAGVTHSSQYGLAALLKATNDATYRFIDEVKVYGERARRMKKYFTDNGFGIVYDKDEDEPIADGFYFTVSYPGVDGVQLIEELLYYGISAISLANTGSERLEGIRACVSLVSEEQLPELEQRLRIFHENHPLT
- the ccsA gene encoding cytochrome c biogenesis protein CcsA; amino-acid sequence: MYNTIGLLGNIAIIVGFIAAVTGMISYFRSIRNPQNISLARGGFHVTTISVFVASAMLLILIVKHQFQFHYVWAYSSRELPLGLLMSTFYAGQEGSFLLWTLMVSVVGIFLLLYTQKRDNERETMGVYSGILAFLMMLLIVKNPFAHIDGSVIPQDGRGLNPLLQNFWMQIHPPILFAGFAAMTPPFALAIAGLMRKRYQGWVVSSLPWVVGGSMVLGLGIALGGFWAYETLGWGGWWGWDPVENASLIPWLVSVALVHTMITQKRTKGLMLTNFILAILAFVLVLYSTFLTRSGVLGDASVHSFVDPGRFSFTLLVLFMFAFTDVGLALLFGRFTKWGSKLFERFDGWKLVAVTYLIIIGPSIPVFAQVSGDLVPVFNDMIAGGNAIMVPIYYIMLGFAHLLNVLSYLWLPALIIKLGLIGYIFTGRLHSKKDYDSFAMMSRETWLGLGSAVVGVLTFIVLIGTSMPIIPQFIVDAFNGGLGAINSVAGTDFSLGNTVEPAFYDAMGLPLAIIMSLMTGLTLMLMWSSNNSKPLMRKAVVPVSATIVLTLLTVFWGGVTDAGMIMLAIAAWFSLVTNAVIGYRILRGNPRFGGAYIAHIGIAMMLLGIIGSGFYSVSNSMELKQGEPVEWKGYRFTYTGFETFWNGERYYFKVRIDDAATDEEVETVNTVMFVSNYGGQEQIMRNPGIAKSFAKDIYIEPQALFEADPEGGKVFAFTKGQTFEFGGYRVTFLDFEMNNSRASSSFKVGGVFHVEKYGEDGEELKAYHERGPEGEVKTPAVVSSGDLQVEVLGMTPNQENLAMSQIRVRLKNPNVKVDPNDLRETLVAQVTFEPFISIVWIGIILMVIGFFVARMRRSAEARKLEAYEIPTEVRDAALKGDQGRDAESTSSERERVDAD
- a CDS encoding cytochrome c biogenesis protein, which translates into the protein MDEHRVIVDRVLGDYPGFSFPFIPGLEERAKIILFHVPMSWMTVVAFLVSMWYGIRYLRKKDMEDDFRSAMSAGLGLLFCILATTTGSLWAKFNWGSFWNWDPRETSIFVLLLVYGAYFALRSAIDVDEKKASLSAVYSIIAAATVPFFIFIMPRIMPGLHPGSADDTSAGPVVSSGGMDAAMRVVLYSMLLGYLVLYGWLMRIQIRLHRIKLKRAEAAA
- the rfaE1 gene encoding D-glycero-beta-D-manno-heptose-7-phosphate kinase, with translation MKFEEHRLHDIFSQIQNRFVAVIGDVMLDRYIWGRVSRISPEAPVPVVDVIRESNHLGGASNVALNIKSLGAVPVLFGVVGRDTNANELKDIFQQENVITDFLVEDTTRPTTVKTRIIAGSQHVARIDYEDRQQISEDTTRRLLDRLENHVGSIHNIILQDYNKGVIGPDLIRQVIELAQAHDIPVLVDPKFSNFFEYQGVTVFKPNRKETEDALKLRLTDEHSFTEAARTLRERLNSSNVLLTLGELGMLLLDQDGGVTRVPTKARKVADVSGAGDTVIATLAVAMASGASLSEAAHIANFAGGLVCEEVGIVPVDRDKLYEAALGKLGVLD
- a CDS encoding dienelactone hydrolase family protein, producing the protein MHRLWTIVLLFFCLSVSARAQEPKVHARWYQVQDDSVLVQYVLPAGNPMRPAIIVLPDRFGADQGNVRAVIKVLARLGYRAYAMPLRSAPMRAVEGMPSVTRDSLDTALLMEVAVDITNEPGCSGKLGLLGFDIGANVAIDALSRFPFFHSAALFYPTGGVTALKKLLRTHAALQLHVAQFDPQCSLSDVNTLKEAFMEAQKPLHIFYYKEAHRFFINPQHADYHQKDTQAAWSRINKFFRQTL
- a CDS encoding translocation/assembly module TamB, translating into MRRSLSDTVNTNDEQNTAKSRRSLMGRLFRLSALTGLVLLLLLAGGIGFTETASFRSMMNDYLTALADSSLNARLTIDDIDGSLFSGWKLSGVHLTDEHGSIIEIESVVLRYSLLRLPWKTARIHELTLNAPRITVTRANGRDWNINTMLKPSDEEADTTATTFDWDIRVEHLRILDGQLLVYDSTAPGPASRNRLDATHMKLTDLNVAMSAHITEKRKALSINRFTFHNAFGSVSFKNLSGDIALTSDGADVKDLSIQTARSGMILSARLRNADILQGFDAEVLPDLPMRVQLDAPKVAVTDLQYFLPSLDILGDEARLSLDAEGSLRQLDINALELEAGRSSISFVGRLKDILDGTGMHIDVVSDDTRVHGDDIPLLLPGIPILDLHDVGTAHFSHLLFRGYPLNFHAEMDMESDAGSASGQIALDLTGEELVYDGLLRTRKLDLSKVLRAPRLRSSLNVQAAIRGTGTRIGGMVAQLNVQADSSMYQKAAADKLRMTVDVETDSLTLHLQSRLGAGNVLCDGGMSFQPDSITGFRLEGNAGKLDLARLLNDQEMSSDLSFTFKSAGDGVDIASSSGNVEIAFEQSRFRDITIEPDTFRVVLQQSRHDTEYLLLQSQYADARIEGRFDFTHFASYLSRQADSLTAAVNRFAFAPDSAAAEEAEAAQQTGDGGGKRFRKVATKTSDAALPVDTTAFMDVFYSISLKHPERIARYFNANTFILRGTYRGNIRGGEAGFAVDGQLQLSDFYLVDSTRSWLAAGVRCDYTLNDLTLTDPLRNLNADLRFAVADLNLNGLRMSRTSVQLGYKNMRPELRIRSMVDTLLQLDVQAFAEYNDYGFDVQIPLLKLNYLHEQLLNDRTAKLRVDSTGIGIEHFALRKEAMRFSVTGKRSFEGDNNFTIYGDSLSLGMVEYLATGAADAREGQSFSGMASLEANVSGDDAAPLMAAAVYIDSLGYRGMHFGEMMVEARYNTGKLELYSEFDYDKSDGTQDKVFFASGTVPVQISFANEEEEAPPADTEARLRVQVKDFPLGLVEDFLGFFSPLEGSAFGDITVTGTAAKPSFNGYVTISNAKGRFVINNMEYLVNLRIEAADQSIRIVKANLANVAQDWKQGKMEASGSITTDAFSIAEFDLAVEGQLKVLNPATRATLRALYGDLYIGTGGEPLTYSGRLDRSRLLGNIVIKRGNLTFPLENTQGGVNEYADIKYVVVDDTTTRVVSSLSAGRFGRSSRLGGSENDSPQMRERSVLEGLSYDLRLSTEGSLIVEIPLSVLQEELNAELEFDDLRVSSFGSSGMTFVGEVKLGEASSFLFFGKRLSADGSLYFTRDPFNPDLDLRAVYSDYYINPRTDQRRKVFVSFKIRGTKNKPRLEGWDMRWDEANGEPVAAAGDVQSDAFSFILFGVFAKDISSNEGEGSSLVAKSQDMFNQMGSSIASSAANQFLNKAGLNDVIKRVDFSNLGTENSRVKLTSEIGQSVITYDGKISDLGSSNITVEFPVSRITGVPWLDQIIQISRITTNQNLESTSQSQEYSVWELKILQRFSF
- a CDS encoding CcmD family protein; protein product: MYEFLEQNAIYVVMLIVLMIWTGLFVYLYRIDKKVKELE
- a CDS encoding cytochrome c maturation protein CcmE, coding for MKKRYLAGGVIIAVFLVIGGLSFLNSSVEYATLSKAETSGKKVQVTGKWVQDMSTHYDTHNNTFTFYMRDEDERIAQVVLDGAKPNNFDIATSVVAKGRYEDGVFHASEVLTKCPSKYEENPEGGDHPEGIRKTSL
- the rfaE2 gene encoding D-glycero-beta-D-manno-heptose 1-phosphate adenylyltransferase — protein: MGRLLSLAEMKAERIQLKEARKRLVFTNGVFDILHRGHCEYLEAARQNGDAMVVGLNSDASVRRLKGMKKPIVPEEDRAAVLTALRSVDYVVIFDDDTPLHLITELLPDILIKGGDYALDEIVGRHEVESAGGAVLTIPLTEGRSSTNILATIIERYCQHER